A genomic region of Nostoc sp. UHCC 0702 contains the following coding sequences:
- a CDS encoding diguanylate cyclase: MNISLLVVGSDNFFSTLPIQISDTTTYKLEIIADINQAISHIQIAPPDIIFVQGSLNDSMKLCSWLKEQTQLSWIYSIFLEDRPDKLAARSKQGWECELQMTATVLNEGADAYIWHVSEEKTAQPLVDVTANHCLILAHLAVGLRQVRKYRDLIQQNDLLSAIALADSLTKLNNRRALEWDLPRQIQKARTQGTPLSLIILDVDYFKKVNDSYGHLAGDRLLQLLCSRVRNNLRSQDTAFRYGGEEFVVILANTTGEEALRVANRLNGVVSEQPFTINNKLTIDITISLGAATLHPDDDDKGLSLLDRADQCLYHAKATGRNRAISWDKLPHSSHLQAVSS, from the coding sequence ATGAATATTTCTCTACTGGTCGTTGGAAGTGATAACTTTTTCTCTACACTTCCTATTCAGATCAGTGACACAACCACTTATAAATTAGAAATTATTGCCGATATCAATCAGGCAATCTCGCACATCCAAATTGCACCGCCCGATATCATATTTGTTCAGGGTAGTCTGAATGACAGTATGAAACTTTGCTCTTGGTTAAAAGAACAGACTCAGCTATCTTGGATATACTCAATATTCTTAGAGGATCGTCCCGATAAACTTGCTGCTAGAAGTAAGCAAGGCTGGGAGTGCGAATTGCAGATGACCGCCACTGTACTCAATGAAGGCGCAGATGCTTATATTTGGCATGTTTCTGAAGAAAAAACAGCCCAGCCTTTGGTGGATGTCACAGCAAATCATTGCTTGATACTAGCTCACTTGGCGGTGGGTTTGCGCCAAGTGAGAAAATACCGTGATTTAATTCAGCAAAATGATTTATTGTCAGCGATCGCTTTGGCTGATTCGTTGACCAAACTTAATAATCGTCGTGCTTTAGAATGGGATTTACCCAGACAAATTCAAAAAGCCCGCACTCAAGGAACTCCCTTGAGTTTAATTATTTTAGATGTAGACTATTTTAAGAAAGTTAATGATAGCTACGGGCATTTAGCTGGCGATCGCCTGTTGCAATTGCTGTGCAGTCGGGTACGCAACAACCTGCGGTCTCAAGATACTGCCTTTCGTTATGGTGGCGAGGAATTTGTAGTCATTTTGGCTAACACCACTGGTGAGGAAGCACTACGAGTTGCAAATCGCCTCAATGGTGTAGTTAGCGAGCAACCATTTACTATCAACAATAAACTAACTATTGATATTACCATTAGTTTAGGTGCTGCTACTCTGCATCCAGACGATGATGATAAAGGGCTGAGTTTACTGGATCGTGCTGATCAATGCTTGTATCATGCTAAAGCGACTGGGCGTAACCGAGCTATTAGTTGGGACAAATTACCCCATTCTTCGCATCTGCAAGCTGTTTCTTCATAG
- a CDS encoding ATP-dependent Zn protease, with protein sequence MSQTALNLVAISIFVMTLSVLLGPLVNLSPAVPALATFTILGIATFDSFGLQGKGGTIFLDWIASFSPEHRDRIIHHEAGHFLVAHLLGIPVTGYTLSAWEAWKQGQTGQGGVTFDDGELASQLEKGKIGAQMLDRYCTLWMAGIAAETLVYENAEGGADDKSKLARVLKILGFSESVYQQKQRFHALQAKTLLEENWSSYQALVQAMRERASVTDCQRAIKS encoded by the coding sequence ATGAGCCAGACAGCACTAAATTTAGTTGCCATCTCTATATTTGTCATGACTTTATCGGTACTGCTGGGGCCATTAGTCAACTTGTCCCCAGCAGTACCAGCCCTTGCTACCTTCACCATCTTGGGAATAGCCACTTTCGACAGTTTCGGCTTGCAAGGTAAGGGAGGTACTATTTTTTTAGACTGGATTGCTAGCTTTTCACCCGAACACCGCGATCGCATTATCCACCATGAAGCTGGACACTTCCTTGTTGCTCATCTGCTGGGGATTCCCGTGACCGGCTACACCCTCAGCGCCTGGGAAGCCTGGAAGCAAGGACAAACTGGACAAGGTGGTGTTACTTTTGATGATGGTGAATTAGCATCTCAACTAGAAAAGGGTAAAATTGGCGCTCAAATGCTTGATCGCTACTGTACCCTTTGGATGGCTGGTATTGCCGCCGAAACTCTAGTCTATGAGAATGCTGAAGGTGGAGCTGACGATAAAAGTAAGCTGGCGAGAGTTTTGAAAATTTTGGGTTTTTCTGAGTCAGTTTATCAGCAAAAACAGCGATTTCATGCTCTCCAAGCCAAAACTCTACTCGAAGAAAATTGGTCTAGTTACCAAGCACTAGTCCAAGCCATGCGGGAACGGGCTTCAGTGACAGATTGTCAAAGGGCGATTAAGAGTTAA
- the shc gene encoding squalene--hopene cyclase, giving the protein MHTQERIKVNKVAAAIAKSQEYLLSMQNPAGYWWAELESNATITAEVVLLHKIWGTDQTRPLHKVEAYLRTEQRQHGGWELFYGDGGELSTSVEAYMALKLLGVPATDPAMIRARSFILGRGGISKTRIFTKLHLALIGCYDWRGIPSLPPWIMLLPPAFPVNIYEMSSWARSSTVPLLIVCNQKPVFVTDPAITLDELYAEGVDQVRYELPKSGDWTDLFLTLDDGFKLAESWNLVPFREEGIKAAEKWILERQEATGDWGGIIPAMLNSMLALRCLGYDSNDPIVERGLQAIDNFAIETDSSYRVQPCISPVWDTAWVIRALVESGFASDHPAVVKAGEWLLQKQILDYGDWHVKNTLGKPGAWAFEFDNRFYPDVDDSAVVVMALHLAKLPNEQLKQTACDRALNWIASMQCKPGGWAAFDLDNDQDWLNSIPYGDLKAMIDPNTADVTARVLEMLGACNLVIDADNLEKALAYLLNEQESEGCWFGRWGVNYIYGTSGVLSALALITPQKHQLSIKRGAAWLVGCQNSDGGWGETCRSYNDPNLKGQGNSTASQTAWALIGLIAAGEATGKFALEAIERGINYLVATQKPDGTWFEADFTGTGFPGHFYLKYHMYQQYFPLIALGRYQAVIK; this is encoded by the coding sequence ATGCATACACAAGAGCGGATAAAAGTCAATAAAGTCGCAGCGGCGATCGCAAAAAGCCAAGAATATCTGCTTTCGATGCAAAATCCAGCAGGTTATTGGTGGGCAGAGTTAGAATCTAATGCCACCATCACGGCTGAAGTCGTTCTCCTACATAAAATTTGGGGGACAGACCAAACAAGACCTTTGCACAAAGTTGAAGCCTACCTACGTACTGAACAACGGCAGCATGGGGGCTGGGAACTTTTCTATGGAGATGGCGGAGAACTTAGCACGTCGGTTGAAGCTTACATGGCGCTGAAGTTGTTAGGTGTACCAGCAACAGATCCGGCGATGATTCGGGCACGGTCTTTTATTCTAGGGCGGGGTGGCATTAGCAAAACTCGCATTTTTACTAAATTACACCTCGCCTTGATTGGATGCTACGATTGGCGGGGCATTCCCTCACTGCCTCCTTGGATAATGCTTTTACCGCCAGCTTTCCCAGTTAATATCTACGAAATGTCTAGCTGGGCGCGTTCTAGCACTGTACCATTGTTAATTGTCTGTAACCAAAAACCTGTTTTTGTGACTGACCCAGCTATCACCTTGGATGAATTATATGCTGAAGGTGTGGATCAAGTCCGGTATGAATTGCCCAAGAGTGGCGATTGGACAGATTTATTCCTGACCCTTGATGATGGATTTAAGTTAGCAGAAAGCTGGAATTTGGTGCCTTTTCGAGAAGAGGGTATCAAAGCCGCCGAAAAATGGATTTTAGAACGGCAAGAAGCCACTGGTGACTGGGGTGGGATTATTCCCGCCATGCTGAATTCAATGTTAGCTTTGCGGTGTTTGGGTTATGACTCCAACGACCCGATTGTGGAAAGAGGCTTGCAAGCGATTGATAATTTTGCCATTGAAACAGATTCAAGCTACCGAGTCCAGCCTTGTATTTCACCAGTCTGGGATACAGCTTGGGTGATACGTGCCTTAGTGGAATCTGGTTTTGCATCAGATCATCCGGCTGTGGTCAAAGCTGGAGAATGGTTACTGCAAAAGCAAATTTTAGACTACGGTGATTGGCATGTCAAAAACACCCTTGGAAAACCAGGGGCTTGGGCGTTTGAGTTTGATAACCGCTTTTATCCAGATGTGGATGACTCGGCTGTAGTGGTCATGGCTTTACATCTAGCCAAACTCCCCAATGAACAATTAAAGCAGACTGCGTGCGATCGCGCCTTGAATTGGATCGCATCGATGCAGTGTAAACCAGGCGGTTGGGCTGCCTTTGATTTAGATAACGATCAAGATTGGCTCAACTCCATCCCCTATGGCGACTTAAAAGCCATGATTGACCCCAACACCGCAGACGTTACCGCCAGAGTGTTAGAAATGCTCGGTGCTTGTAACTTAGTGATTGACGCTGACAACTTAGAGAAGGCGCTTGCTTATCTGCTCAACGAGCAAGAAAGTGAAGGCTGTTGGTTTGGTCGTTGGGGTGTAAATTATATCTATGGAACAAGCGGTGTTTTATCAGCTTTAGCTTTAATTACTCCCCAAAAGCATCAACTAAGTATAAAACGGGGTGCAGCTTGGTTAGTCGGATGTCAAAACTCTGATGGTGGTTGGGGCGAGACTTGCCGTAGTTACAACGACCCCAACCTCAAAGGACAAGGCAATAGTACTGCATCTCAAACTGCTTGGGCTTTAATTGGGCTGATAGCAGCGGGTGAAGCAACTGGTAAATTTGCTCTGGAGGCCATTGAGCGAGGAATTAATTACCTTGTGGCAACGCAAAAGCCAGATGGTACTTGGTTTGAGGCAGATTTCACAGGTACTGGTTTCCCTGGTCATTTTTACCTCAAGTATCACATGTATCAGCAATACTTTCCTTTAATCGCTCTCGGTCGTTATCAAGCGGTAATTAAATGA
- a CDS encoding glycosyltransferase encodes MGAILLGLTLLSLIIWLGLLSLRGQFWRSDQLLEVAESQLQYLPTVCAIIPARNEADLLPITLRSLLLQDYPGTFHVFLVDDRSTDGTAGCALGVAHAVDKAMQFHLVSGESLPPGWSGKLWAVDQGIQKATALTPDYFLLTDADIEHHQSNLRRLITKAEEENLDLVSVMVRLRCDSFWEKLLIPAFIFFFQKLYPFRWVNDPNKKTAAAAGGSILIRREALERIGGIQVIRQALIDDCALALAIKETGRGAGGQGGRGVGEQGSRQSNSSVPPSAYPPIPPSSPKGRIWLGLSSLTRSLRPYPFLATIWNMVARTAYTQLNYSPLLLLGTLVAMTLIYLVPPVGVILGAASGNWAIAFTSLSAWLLMTWAYYPTIRFYKCPFWLAFSLPAIAFLYTLMTLDSAIRHWQGRGGSWKGRVYPG; translated from the coding sequence ATGGGTGCAATTCTACTAGGACTAACGCTTTTATCCTTGATAATTTGGTTGGGATTATTGAGTTTGCGGGGGCAGTTTTGGCGGTCAGACCAGTTATTAGAGGTTGCCGAAAGTCAGCTACAATACTTACCTACAGTTTGTGCTATTATTCCAGCCCGTAACGAAGCTGACTTGTTACCAATTACTCTGCGATCGCTTTTACTCCAAGACTATCCTGGTACTTTCCATGTATTTTTAGTAGACGATCGCAGCACGGACGGTACAGCAGGTTGTGCCCTTGGTGTTGCCCACGCTGTGGATAAAGCCATGCAATTTCATCTTGTTTCTGGCGAATCATTACCCCCTGGCTGGTCGGGCAAACTCTGGGCTGTTGACCAAGGCATTCAAAAAGCCACAGCACTGACACCAGACTACTTTTTGTTGACTGATGCAGATATCGAACATCACCAAAGCAATCTCCGGCGACTAATCACCAAAGCTGAAGAGGAAAATTTAGACTTGGTATCTGTGATGGTGCGACTCAGATGTGACAGCTTTTGGGAAAAATTGTTAATTCCAGCTTTCATCTTTTTCTTCCAAAAACTCTATCCTTTTCGCTGGGTCAATGACCCCAATAAAAAAACTGCTGCTGCTGCCGGCGGCAGTATCTTAATCCGTAGAGAAGCATTAGAACGAATAGGTGGTATTCAAGTCATTCGCCAAGCTTTAATTGACGATTGCGCCCTTGCTTTGGCTATTAAGGAGACGGGGAGGGGAGCAGGGGGGCAGGGGGGCAGGGGGGTAGGGGAGCAAGGGAGCAGACAAAGTAATTCTTCTGTCCCCCCATCTGCCTATCCCCCCATCCCCCCATCCTCCCCAAAAGGCCGGATCTGGCTGGGATTGAGTTCTTTAACCCGCAGTCTGCGCCCTTATCCTTTTCTGGCGACAATCTGGAATATGGTAGCCCGCACCGCCTATACTCAACTGAATTATTCTCCATTGCTGTTACTGGGTACTCTGGTGGCGATGACTCTCATTTATCTAGTTCCACCTGTGGGTGTAATTTTGGGTGCAGCTAGTGGGAATTGGGCGATCGCATTTACCAGTTTATCAGCATGGCTATTGATGACTTGGGCTTACTACCCGACAATTCGCTTTTATAAATGTCCTTTCTGGTTAGCTTTCAGCTTACCCGCGATCGCTTTTCTCTATACTTTGATGACTCTAGACTCAGCAATCCGTCATTGGCAAGGGCGCGGCGGTTCCTGGAAAGGACGAGTTTATCCAGGATGA
- the hpnH gene encoding adenosyl-hopene transferase HpnH has translation MAINLQQAMDIGKYLVTQRLLGRKRFPLVLMLEPLFRCNLACTGCGKIQHPTEVLKQNLTPEQCFAAVEECGAPVVSIPGGEPLLHPQIDEIVRGLVERKKYIYLCTNGLLLEKSLHKFQPSQYLTFSVHLDGMREWHDKCVDRKGVFDIAVQAIRAAKAKGFRVTTNTTIFEGCDPKETQEFFDFLETLNTDGMMISPGYSYEWAPDQDHFLKREQTRALFREILAPYKAGTKNWNFNHNPLFLDFLIGKKDYECTPWGSPCYSVLGWQKPCYLLGEGYYATFKELLEKTNWSEYGRASGNPKCADCMMHCGYEPTAAMDAMQPQNIARSLGAVFGKS, from the coding sequence ATGGCGATTAATTTACAACAAGCTATGGATATTGGGAAGTATTTAGTGACTCAGCGTCTGTTGGGACGCAAGCGCTTCCCCCTTGTCTTGATGTTAGAACCTCTGTTTCGGTGTAATCTAGCTTGTACTGGTTGTGGGAAAATTCAGCATCCAACGGAAGTTCTCAAGCAAAACCTCACCCCAGAACAGTGCTTTGCCGCAGTGGAAGAGTGCGGCGCACCTGTTGTTTCAATACCTGGCGGAGAACCTCTGTTACATCCCCAAATTGATGAAATTGTGCGGGGATTAGTTGAGCGCAAGAAGTATATTTACTTATGTACCAATGGTTTGTTGTTAGAAAAAAGTTTGCATAAATTTCAACCTTCGCAATATCTGACTTTCAGCGTGCATTTAGATGGGATGCGAGAGTGGCACGATAAATGTGTAGACCGCAAAGGCGTTTTTGATATTGCTGTGCAAGCCATTCGTGCAGCTAAAGCCAAAGGCTTTCGTGTCACCACTAACACTACTATCTTTGAAGGTTGTGACCCCAAAGAAACGCAAGAGTTCTTTGACTTCTTGGAAACATTAAATACTGATGGGATGATGATTTCTCCTGGCTACAGTTACGAGTGGGCACCAGATCAGGATCATTTTCTCAAGCGCGAACAAACTCGCGCCCTCTTCCGGGAAATTTTAGCACCATACAAAGCTGGTACAAAAAACTGGAATTTCAATCACAATCCTTTATTCCTAGATTTTCTCATTGGCAAGAAAGACTACGAATGTACACCTTGGGGTAGCCCTTGTTACAGCGTTCTTGGTTGGCAAAAACCTTGCTATCTCTTAGGTGAAGGTTATTATGCCACCTTCAAAGAATTGCTAGAAAAGACTAACTGGAGTGAATACGGTCGTGCTAGTGGTAATCCCAAGTGTGCAGATTGCATGATGCACTGTGGCTACGAACCCACCGCCGCAATGGATGCCATGCAACCGCAAAATATAGCACGTTCCCTCGGTGCTGTGTTTGGCAAGAGTTAG